One genomic segment of Ipomoea triloba cultivar NCNSP0323 chromosome 9, ASM357664v1 includes these proteins:
- the LOC116030603 gene encoding uncharacterized protein LOC116030603: MAAPIIVEEEAWKCLKHPSNRQRNGVCPVCLKERLAILCPDCAAVRPCACLAATSSSSSSASSSFDGGEIDREPDFRRSRSVGVPILRPRDGLSGSFRRNPAPNCQSKTAWFRSLFKYSSKSARKSESELKEEKQSEVNFVSARCSGAGDGGIVDFAALMRSRSVSVQVTSGCGVGDLTKAKGWHFRSSVKAFRQPKVVQERSPLFKR; encoded by the coding sequence ATGGCGGCGCCTATAATAGTAGAAGAAGAAGCTTGGAAATGTCTAAAACACCCTTCTAATAGACAGAGAAACGGAGTGTGCCCCGTTTGCTTGAAGGAACGTCTCGCCATTCTCTGCCCCGACTGCGCCGCCGTCCGCCCCTGCGCATGTCTCGCCGCCAcgtcctcctcctcctcctccgcttCCTCCTCCTTCGACGGCGGCGAAATCGACCGCGAGCCGGACTTCCGGCGATCGAGATCGGTCGGAGTCCCCATTCTCCGACCACGCGACGGCCTCTCCGGCTCTTTCCGGCGAAATCCGGCCCCCAATTGCCAGAGCAAGACTGCGTGGTTCCGATCCTTATTTAAGTACTCAAGCAAGAGCGCGAGGAAATCGGAATCCGAGCTGAAGGAAGAGAAGCAATCCGAAGTGAATTTCGTCTCCGCTCGCTGTAGCGGCGCCGGCGACGGCGGAATTGTGGATTTCGCGGCGCTTATGAGGTCGAGATCGGTGAGCGTGCAGGTAACGTCAGGTTGCGGCGTCGGCGATTTGACGAAGGCGAAAGGATGGCATTTCCGGAGCTCCGTGAAGGCGTTCCGGCAGCCGAAGGTCGTCCAAGAGCGCTCGCCTTTATTTAAGCGTTGA